One window of the bacterium genome contains the following:
- a CDS encoding cytochrome c family protein: MFTAKIDTQLKRIIVSLVILIGVSAVAFYFLRHPSVMDVGYRPQQPVPFDHRLHVGELGISCVYCHTSVETSPHSTVPPTQTCMNCHTSVKRDSPKLELVRTSYENNVAIPWIRVHRLPEYAFFNHSRHVNSGIDCASCHGEVEKMGVIVQKKSLTMGWCLDCHRDPDAYVIPTRELSGLDVDPAILQRALPKGPTDCSACHH, translated from the coding sequence ATGTTTACTGCTAAAATTGATACACAACTCAAACGCATCATCGTCAGTCTCGTCATCCTCATCGGGGTGAGCGCAGTGGCGTTTTACTTCCTTCGCCATCCCAGCGTGATGGATGTCGGGTACAGGCCGCAGCAGCCGGTGCCCTTCGATCATCGTCTGCATGTCGGTGAACTGGGGATATCCTGCGTGTACTGCCACACCAGTGTGGAGACCTCTCCGCACAGTACCGTGCCGCCGACGCAGACCTGCATGAACTGCCATACATCGGTGAAACGCGACAGTCCGAAATTGGAACTGGTGCGTACGAGTTATGAAAACAACGTTGCGATTCCCTGGATCCGCGTGCATCGGCTGCCGGAGTACGCATTTTTCAATCACAGCAGGCATGTGAACAGCGGCATTGATTGTGCGTCCTGCCACGGAGAAGTGGAAAAAATGGGCGTCATTGTGCAGAAGAAATCGCTGACCATGGGATGGTGTCTCGACTGTCACCGTGATCCCGATGCCTATGTCATTCCCACACGTGAGCTCAGCGGACTCGATGTCGATCCTGCCATCCTGCAGCGTGCGCTGCCGAAGGGACCGACGGACTGTTCCGCATGTCATCACTGA
- a CDS encoding cytochrome c oxidase subunit 3, with protein MSTLAASHSRFDTGIYHGKLGMWVFLASEIMFFTGFFGAFIVLRNMNIEVFTQSAHHLDKVVATINTAVLITSSLTMALAHLALEKGNEAKFRLFLTLTIVCAFGFLGIKSYEYATKFSHDIYPWTNTFYASYFTMTGFHALHVIGGLIPMTWMLGKSLIKGYPQEMHHRVETLGLYWHFVDLVWIFLFPTLYLIF; from the coding sequence ATGTCCACCCTTGCTGCAAGTCACTCTCGTTTCGATACGGGCATCTACCACGGAAAGCTCGGCATGTGGGTATTCCTCGCATCCGAAATCATGTTCTTTACCGGTTTCTTCGGTGCCTTTATCGTACTGCGCAATATGAACATCGAGGTGTTCACCCAAAGTGCGCATCACCTCGACAAGGTTGTTGCAACGATCAATACCGCGGTGCTTATCACCTCGAGTCTGACCATGGCGCTTGCCCATCTCGCACTCGAGAAAGGGAATGAAGCGAAATTCCGCCTCTTCCTGACGCTGACCATCGTGTGCGCCTTCGGATTCCTGGGCATCAAGTCCTACGAGTATGCAACCAAGTTCAGTCACGATATCTATCCCTGGACGAATACGTTCTATGCCAGTTATTTCACGATGACCGGTTTCCATGCGCTGCACGTGATCGGGGGATTGATTCCGATGACATGGATGCTCGGGAAATCCCTCATCAAGGGATACCCGCAGGAAATGCATCATCGCGTCGAGACACTCGGGCTGTACTGGCACTTCGTTGACCTCGTGTGGATTTTCCTCTTCCCGACCCTTTACCTGATTTTCTAG
- a CDS encoding ABC transporter ATP-binding protein: MLKVTDIAYTYHTRTRGTRGKRSVQALRGVSLDARPGDITALVGPNGSGKSTLFRLITGTLRLQEGNVEMNGEAVAVSRIGVVFQSPALDEQLSVFENMRCHGMLYGMRFERGDLPADLLTVLELDDKLDVRVAELSGGYRRRVELAKALLPEPSLLVLDEPFTGLDVAVRENFFRVLQGITAQRALTTLLITHDLQLAGQCDRVALLEEGRLIADDTPARLLAGFGASVVEITSTDIEAAGRYIPPSAQTLRLHDNALLVRNMRLDDAMQLLDEADARISDVHMRRPTLEDYFIEQTGHAIHTAAEGRVTA, translated from the coding sequence GTGTTGAAAGTCACCGACATAGCGTACACCTATCACACCCGTACCCGTGGCACGCGCGGAAAGCGCAGCGTGCAGGCGCTGCGTGGCGTATCGCTCGATGCACGTCCCGGTGATATCACGGCGCTGGTCGGACCGAACGGCAGCGGGAAGAGCACACTGTTTCGTCTCATCACGGGAACGCTGCGCCTGCAGGAAGGGAATGTGGAAATGAACGGGGAAGCGGTTGCCGTTTCCCGAATCGGCGTGGTCTTCCAGTCGCCCGCGCTCGATGAACAGTTATCGGTATTCGAGAACATGCGCTGTCACGGGATGCTCTATGGCATGCGCTTTGAACGTGGCGACCTGCCGGCGGACCTTCTGACGGTGCTCGAACTCGACGACAAACTCGATGTGCGCGTCGCGGAGCTCTCGGGCGGGTATCGCCGTCGCGTGGAACTCGCCAAGGCACTGCTTCCCGAGCCGTCGCTGCTGGTGCTCGATGAGCCATTTACCGGTCTCGACGTCGCCGTGCGTGAAAACTTCTTCCGCGTGCTTCAGGGCATTACCGCCCAGCGGGCACTGACGACACTGCTGATCACGCATGATCTGCAGCTCGCCGGACAGTGTGACCGTGTCGCCCTGCTCGAAGAGGGACGTCTCATCGCGGACGATACACCCGCCCGGCTGCTGGCTGGATTCGGGGCTTCCGTCGTGGAAATCACCTCGACCGATATTGAGGCGGCAGGGCGGTATATCCCACCCTCGGCGCAGACGCTGCGTCTGCATGACAATGCGCTGCTGGTCAGAAACATGCGCCTCGATGACGCGATGCAGTTGCTCGATGAAGCGGACGCGCGTATCAGTGATGTGCATATGCGCAGGCCAACGCTGGAAGACTATTTCATTGAACAGACCGGGCATGCGATTCATACGGCAGCGGAAGGGAGGGTGACGGCTTGA
- a CDS encoding DUF420 domain-containing protein, translating into MSITDLPSVNATLNGLSAVFLMIGFMFIRQKKIPQHRAMMLSAFITSAVFLVSYLTYHFSVELVTRFQGEGFARTLYFFILISHSVLAVAVPPLAIITLFRGLKMNVQRHRRIARWTLPIWMYTSVTGVLVYLMLYHFYA; encoded by the coding sequence ATGAGCATCACGGATCTCCCGTCGGTCAACGCGACGCTCAACGGTCTTTCGGCGGTCTTCCTCATGATCGGATTCATGTTTATCCGGCAGAAAAAAATTCCGCAGCACAGGGCGATGATGCTGTCCGCATTTATTACCTCCGCCGTGTTTCTGGTCAGTTACCTGACCTACCACTTCAGTGTGGAACTGGTGACGCGTTTCCAGGGCGAAGGTTTTGCCCGAACGCTGTATTTCTTCATCCTGATTTCGCATTCCGTGCTCGCTGTTGCGGTACCGCCGCTGGCCATCATTACGTTGTTCCGCGGACTCAAAATGAATGTGCAGCGCCACAGGCGCATCGCGCGCTGGACGCTGCCGATATGGATGTACACCTCGGTGACCGGGGTGCTCGTCTACCTGATGTTGTATCATTTCTACGCCTGA
- a CDS encoding ABC transporter permease yields MTTLLLPTYALWIRDLQHFVRQRSRVIGAVGQPFVIWIFLAAGFRNSMHAGGVEYGSWLFPGVILLIALFAAIFSTISVIDDRDSGFLQGVMTSPAPRGAIVLSKMLAGTTIAVLQSVIFMILLPFSGISLSLNAIVLSLIILVVAGMMLTALGFIIAWRMQSTQGFHAVMNLLLLPLWMLSGAFFPLASASGWMRIVMQLNPLYYVTTLFQESFFLGSDISVSSAPAVGLSIAVTAALLFLLTMISFRMVQQR; encoded by the coding sequence TTGACGACGCTTCTGCTTCCGACGTATGCACTCTGGATTCGTGATCTGCAGCATTTCGTGCGGCAGCGCAGCCGGGTGATCGGCGCGGTCGGACAACCGTTCGTGATCTGGATTTTCCTGGCGGCGGGATTTCGGAACAGCATGCATGCAGGCGGTGTGGAATATGGAAGCTGGCTGTTCCCGGGCGTCATTCTTCTGATCGCATTGTTCGCTGCAATCTTCTCCACGATATCCGTGATAGATGACAGGGACTCCGGTTTCCTGCAGGGGGTGATGACATCACCCGCACCGCGCGGTGCCATCGTGCTGAGCAAGATGCTCGCGGGCACCACGATCGCCGTGCTGCAGTCCGTAATCTTCATGATTCTTCTGCCGTTTTCCGGCATTTCGCTGAGCCTGAATGCGATTGTGCTCAGCCTGATCATTCTTGTCGTGGCAGGTATGATGTTGACAGCGCTGGGCTTCATCATCGCATGGCGCATGCAGTCGACGCAGGGTTTTCACGCAGTGATGAACCTGCTGCTGCTTCCGCTGTGGATGCTTTCCGGTGCGTTCTTTCCCCTTGCGAGTGCAAGCGGGTGGATGCGCATCGTCATGCAGCTCAACCCGCTGTATTACGTCACGACACTTTTCCAAGAGAGTTTTTTCCTCGGCAGCGACATTTCCGTGTCGTCGGCACCGGCGGTGGGATTGTCTATCGCTGTGACGGCCGCACTGCTGTTCCTGCTGACAATGATTTCATTTCGCATGGTGCAACAACGATGA
- a CDS encoding SCO family protein — MKGHIRTYALLSLTLLFLAACQSGAPQHEVHELPEIKHVPAFKFTNFNGGELTDEDLEGKVFIAYFFFTSCGGPCPIMNSTANVLQAEYADADDFRIVGFSVDPERDDLERLTKYAERYHATPGRWYMLRNDKDVVADLASNGFMMGDASVPAMHSTRFALVDGKGMIRGYYDGTDETKVDDLRAALNYLLGRGA; from the coding sequence ATGAAAGGCCACATACGTACATACGCGCTGCTTTCCCTGACGCTGCTGTTTCTTGCAGCCTGCCAGTCGGGCGCGCCGCAGCATGAAGTGCATGAGCTCCCTGAGATCAAGCACGTGCCTGCGTTCAAATTCACGAATTTCAATGGAGGCGAATTGACCGATGAGGATCTTGAGGGCAAGGTTTTCATCGCCTATTTCTTTTTCACCTCCTGCGGTGGACCGTGTCCGATCATGAATTCCACGGCCAATGTGCTGCAGGCGGAGTACGCCGACGCCGATGATTTCCGCATTGTCGGTTTCAGCGTCGATCCCGAGCGCGACGATCTCGAGCGCTTGACCAAGTATGCCGAACGCTATCACGCGACTCCGGGACGCTGGTACATGCTGCGGAATGACAAGGATGTTGTCGCCGATCTTGCCTCCAACGGTTTCATGATGGGGGATGCCTCCGTCCCTGCCATGCACAGCACGCGTTTCGCCCTCGTCGATGGCAAGGGCATGATACGCGGGTATTATGATGGAACGGATGAGACCAAGGTTGATGATTTGCGTGCCGCATTGAATTACCTGCTCGGGAGGGGTGCATGA
- a CDS encoding TAT-variant-translocated molybdopterin oxidoreductase, translating to MAEKQNNGKTYWKSFGELAKDPAVMEQLSNEFPADYDVPSGNISAMTRRTFMGLLAASTALVATGCRKPEQEIVPYVKKPEYITPGIANTFTTAFTRQNFAAGLLVTAREGRPIKIEGNDLCSISGGKSTHLAQASLLSLYDPDRVLRPTVHDSDSTPLNAYRRIADALHEVAEQGRSIRIMVDEHASPSLHALYSDLARMLPDTRVVTWPALTSYGAAEANHRLLGIDAVLVPDLSKAKVVLGVDSDFLGTDSESLYHIRKFSQSRKPERILPEMSRYYAVESAMTVSGSNADQHIRIHPAEINEFLRALLHEMVVVRGKGGLDAAAVSALSDAGNPQFKEIGAIADDLLGGAGVVMIGRHLPAETHALGVMCNQVIGAIGEDRIIDPRHALPYSNDKSAGIDQLRRELEGGKVGALIFGDVNPAYSMPGDLFRKLTSRVMHRFSLSLYADETSKYCSIFIPVNHYLEAWGDVAMLDGSQAVAQPLIAPLNEAQPSLADALMGIARAYDEQNFSETKTFYDYVRSRWQEELFPGSGAASFTAFWNNALRKGTVNLKPAPATASLRQDETVKMLKSTASAPAKAMMLGVLPSHSLDDGRYANLGWLMELPDPVTKVTWDNCAVMSRATAEKLGVTNEDVVELRTASGSVRLPVFRQPGMADDLIIASTGFGRSEGGRVLADKGVNVFPLASSATQVLGYMPVQVKATGDQYPIATTQDHHSLSGDEFFGIDRKDIVKQGSLAEFVANPAALYANDVPVYGAENATDRPISIMPAHEYNGKHRWGMTIDTTACVGCNACVTACVAENNIPMVGKEEVMNGREMFWLRIDRYYSGDEDNPDTTLQPMLCQHCEKAPCENVCPVAATTHNDEGLNQMTYNRCVGTRYCSNNCPYKVRRFNFLNYHDDDRDPLSLVFNPDVTVRMRGVMEKCTFCVQRINTAKYAAKNEGRDLLRDGEVVTACQQSCPADAIVFGNINDPESAVSRSRETERGYHVLQSLNIIPSITYKAKIRNTNGGAA from the coding sequence ATGGCTGAAAAGCAGAATAACGGAAAGACGTACTGGAAGAGCTTTGGAGAGCTGGCGAAAGACCCGGCTGTCATGGAGCAGCTGTCCAACGAATTTCCTGCCGACTACGATGTCCCGAGCGGTAACATCAGCGCGATGACGCGGCGTACCTTCATGGGACTGCTCGCGGCTTCCACGGCGCTTGTCGCCACGGGATGCCGCAAGCCGGAACAGGAGATCGTACCGTACGTCAAAAAGCCGGAATACATTACACCGGGCATCGCAAACACCTTCACCACAGCGTTCACACGCCAGAACTTCGCGGCCGGTCTGCTGGTTACCGCGAGAGAGGGTCGTCCGATCAAGATCGAGGGCAACGACCTCTGCAGCATCAGCGGTGGGAAAAGCACCCATCTTGCGCAGGCGTCACTGCTGTCGCTTTATGACCCGGATCGCGTTCTGCGTCCCACCGTCCATGACAGCGACTCCACGCCGCTGAACGCTTACCGGCGCATTGCGGATGCATTGCACGAAGTTGCGGAACAGGGGCGAAGTATACGCATCATGGTCGATGAACATGCCTCACCATCGCTGCACGCGCTGTACAGCGATCTTGCACGCATGCTGCCGGATACCCGGGTTGTGACATGGCCTGCGTTGACATCGTACGGTGCTGCTGAGGCGAACCACCGGTTACTGGGAATCGACGCGGTGCTGGTCCCCGATCTGTCGAAAGCCAAGGTTGTGCTTGGAGTGGACTCCGATTTTCTCGGGACTGACAGTGAGTCGCTCTACCATATTCGGAAGTTCTCGCAGTCCCGCAAGCCGGAGCGCATTCTCCCGGAGATGAGCCGCTACTATGCTGTCGAATCGGCTATGACAGTTTCCGGTTCGAACGCCGATCAGCATATCCGCATTCATCCCGCGGAGATCAATGAGTTTCTCCGCGCCCTGCTCCATGAAATGGTGGTGGTGCGAGGAAAGGGCGGGCTTGACGCGGCCGCAGTGTCTGCATTGTCGGATGCCGGCAACCCGCAGTTCAAGGAAATCGGTGCGATTGCCGATGATCTTCTCGGCGGTGCCGGGGTGGTCATGATCGGACGTCATCTTCCTGCAGAGACACATGCGCTGGGCGTCATGTGCAATCAGGTCATCGGTGCCATCGGTGAGGATCGGATCATCGACCCGCGCCATGCGCTGCCATACAGCAATGACAAGTCCGCCGGCATCGACCAGCTGCGTCGCGAACTTGAAGGCGGCAAGGTCGGTGCGCTGATCTTCGGGGATGTCAATCCGGCCTACAGCATGCCGGGCGACCTGTTTCGCAAGCTCACCTCGCGGGTGATGCATCGTTTCTCGCTATCCCTGTATGCGGATGAGACGTCGAAGTACTGCTCGATTTTCATCCCCGTCAATCACTATCTCGAAGCCTGGGGCGACGTCGCCATGCTCGACGGTTCGCAGGCTGTCGCTCAGCCGCTGATCGCGCCGCTCAACGAGGCGCAGCCATCTCTTGCGGATGCACTGATGGGCATTGCCCGCGCGTATGACGAACAGAATTTCAGCGAGACCAAAACATTTTATGACTATGTGCGCAGTCGCTGGCAGGAGGAACTGTTCCCGGGCAGCGGTGCCGCGTCATTCACCGCGTTCTGGAACAATGCGCTGCGGAAAGGCACCGTCAATTTGAAGCCGGCCCCGGCAACAGCGTCGCTTCGACAGGATGAAACGGTGAAGATGCTCAAGTCTACCGCCAGCGCACCGGCGAAAGCGATGATGCTTGGCGTGCTCCCGAGCCACAGCCTCGACGATGGACGGTATGCGAACCTCGGATGGCTCATGGAACTCCCGGATCCCGTGACGAAAGTGACGTGGGACAACTGCGCTGTCATGAGTCGCGCGACCGCGGAAAAGCTCGGCGTCACGAATGAAGACGTCGTGGAACTGCGCACCGCTTCGGGCAGTGTGCGCCTTCCGGTGTTCCGACAGCCTGGCATGGCGGATGATCTCATCATTGCATCGACCGGATTCGGACGGAGTGAAGGTGGTCGCGTGCTGGCGGACAAAGGTGTCAATGTCTTTCCGCTGGCATCCTCAGCGACCCAGGTCCTGGGCTATATGCCGGTGCAGGTGAAGGCGACCGGAGACCAGTATCCCATCGCAACAACGCAGGATCATCATTCCCTGAGCGGTGACGAGTTTTTCGGCATCGACCGGAAGGATATTGTCAAGCAGGGGTCACTTGCTGAATTCGTGGCCAATCCCGCGGCGCTGTATGCGAATGATGTCCCTGTGTACGGTGCGGAAAACGCCACGGATCGTCCCATCAGTATCATGCCGGCACACGAATACAATGGCAAGCATCGCTGGGGTATGACCATTGACACGACAGCCTGCGTGGGCTGCAATGCCTGCGTTACCGCCTGTGTGGCCGAGAACAATATTCCGATGGTGGGGAAGGAAGAAGTGATGAACGGCCGCGAAATGTTCTGGCTTCGCATCGACCGCTACTACAGCGGGGACGAGGACAATCCGGACACGACGCTGCAGCCCATGCTCTGCCAGCATTGCGAGAAGGCGCCATGTGAGAACGTGTGTCCCGTCGCCGCGACGACACACAATGATGAAGGACTGAACCAGATGACGTACAATCGCTGTGTCGGCACCAGGTACTGTTCCAACAACTGTCCTTACAAGGTCCGCCGATTCAACTTCCTGAACTATCACGACGATGATCGCGATCCGCTCAGTCTCGTCTTCAATCCCGACGTGACGGTGCGTATGCGCGGTGTCATGGAGAAATGCACGTTCTGCGTGCAGCGCATCAACACAGCAAAGTATGCTGCGAAAAATGAGGGGCGCGACCTGCTGCGAGACGGTGAAGTTGTCACTGCCTGCCAGCAGTCCTGTCCCGCCGACGCCATTGTCTTCGGGAATATCAATGACCCGGAGAGTGCCGTTTCCCGCAGCCGCGAGACCGAACGTGGCTACCATGTGCTGCAATCCCTGAACATCATTCCTTCCATCACGTACAAGGCCAAAATCCGCAATACGAACGGAGGAGCTGCATGA
- the cyoE gene encoding heme o synthase: MRDHKSTVLPMHGNGAHVNTMQVDALSLREQFAAYYELTKPGITLMVVVSTAAGFYLALPRNFLTLEYALLFVVTVLGTALVSAGSCVLNHVMEHDADRGMKRTMFRPIPSGRVSWLNALLFGVALITAGLAMLFAAQTLTALLAALTVFLYLAVYTPMKRRTQLSTLVGGIPGALPPLGGYAMVSGSIGGEGLALFMILFLWQMPHFLSLAWMYRKDYERGGFPMLTVLDGSGVVVARHILTYTLMLLLFSLLPTVFGDTGVLYFIGALLLGAGFFTTGIRFFYERSNSNARTVLLSSYFYLLALFTLMFIDKA; encoded by the coding sequence CCATGCAGGTCGATGCACTGTCACTGCGCGAGCAGTTCGCTGCGTATTACGAGCTGACCAAACCCGGTATCACCCTCATGGTTGTCGTCAGTACGGCGGCCGGATTCTACCTGGCGCTGCCGCGGAATTTCCTCACGCTTGAATATGCACTGCTCTTTGTGGTGACCGTGCTGGGTACCGCCCTGGTTTCCGCCGGCAGCTGCGTACTCAATCACGTGATGGAGCATGACGCTGATCGCGGAATGAAACGCACGATGTTTCGTCCCATTCCTTCGGGACGCGTCAGCTGGCTGAACGCCCTGCTGTTCGGCGTGGCACTCATCACCGCCGGACTGGCCATGCTGTTTGCCGCCCAGACCTTGACGGCGCTTCTGGCAGCACTGACTGTGTTCCTGTATCTCGCCGTGTACACCCCCATGAAGCGGCGCACGCAACTCTCCACCCTGGTTGGCGGCATCCCGGGCGCACTTCCGCCGCTTGGCGGTTATGCCATGGTGTCGGGCAGTATCGGTGGCGAAGGACTCGCGCTCTTCATGATCCTGTTTCTCTGGCAGATGCCACATTTTCTGTCGCTAGCATGGATGTACCGCAAGGATTACGAACGGGGCGGCTTCCCCATGCTTACCGTGCTCGACGGAAGCGGTGTGGTCGTTGCCCGGCACATCCTCACATATACACTGATGCTCCTGCTCTTCAGTCTGCTGCCGACAGTGTTCGGTGATACCGGTGTGCTGTATTTCATCGGCGCCCTGCTGCTGGGAGCGGGATTTTTCACGACCGGCATTCGCTTTTTCTACGAGCGCAGTAACAGTAACGCACGTACCGTGCTGCTGTCATCGTATTTCTATCTGCTCGCATTGTTCACCCTGATGTTCATAGACAAGGCCTGA
- a CDS encoding cytochrome C oxidase subunit IV family protein, whose product MAAGESFETIQKSYFKVFLALLVLTALTVAVTTIHFGDVMNIVVGVLIAIAKAGLVIWVFMHLKFDNSRLRFFVYVPAFFFLTFVLALTILGL is encoded by the coding sequence ATGGCAGCTGGCGAAAGCTTCGAGACAATACAGAAGTCCTATTTCAAGGTGTTTCTGGCACTGCTTGTACTGACTGCGCTTACCGTCGCGGTTACCACAATACACTTCGGCGATGTGATGAACATCGTTGTCGGGGTGCTGATAGCCATTGCGAAAGCGGGGCTTGTCATCTGGGTGTTCATGCACCTGAAGTTCGATAACAGCCGACTGCGCTTTTTCGTGTATGTCCCAGCCTTCTTCTTCCTGACCTTCGTTCTTGCGTTAACCATTCTCGGACTCTGA